CGCGAGCCACATCCGCGGCGAGGGCGCGACGCTGCTCGAGGCGGTGCGCGAGGCGATCAGGATCGGGCGCGAGGGCGAGCTCTCCGTGCAGGTGAGCCACGTCAAGGCGGCCGGGCGGCCCAACTGGGGCAAGGTCGCCGACGCGCTGGCCCTCATCGATGCCGCGCGCGCCGAGGGCCTCGACGTCATGGGCGACGTCTACCCGTACACGGCGTCGAGCACGACGGTGCGCACGCTCCTGCCCGACTGGGCTCTCGAGGGCGGAATCGGGCCCATGCTCAAACGCCTCGCGGATCCGGCGGCGCGCGAGCGGATCCGCGGCGAGCTGGAGGCGCCCGTCACCGGGCAGAGCCTCCTCGACCGCGTCGGCTGGGAGAACGTCATGATCTCCTTCTGCGCGCGGCGGAAGGACGCGGAGGGGAAGCGTCTCTCGGAGATCGGCGCGGCGCGCGGGATGAGCCCGCTCGACGCCGCGCTCGAGCTGATCGCGGACGAGGCGGGGAAGGCCTACATGATCCTCTTCCAGCTCGACGAGAAGGATCTCCGCCGCGTGCTCGCGCACCCGGCAATCATGATCGGCTCCGACGGCTCGTCGCTCGCGCCCTACGGCGCGCTCGCAGCGGGCAAGCCGCACCCGCGGAGCTACGGCACGTTCCCGCGCGTCCTCGGCGAGTACGCCCGCGAGCAGCGCGTTCTCGGGCTGGCCGAGGCGATTCACAAGATGACGGGGCTCCCCGCGCGGCGCTTGGGCCTCCGCGACCGCGGCGTGGTCCGGGCCGGCGCCAAGGCCGACCTCGTCGTCTTCGATCCCAAGCGCGTCGCCGACCAGGCGACCTACGAGGAGCCCCACCGCTATCCCGTCGGGATCGAGCACGTCCTCGTCAACGGCCGGCTCGTCATCAAGGACGGCGAGCACACCGGGAGCCTCCCCGGGAAGCTCCTCACGCCGCCATGAACCCGCGGGTGTTTCCCGATCTCCTCACGCCGCTCGCGACCGCGGCCTCCGTGGAGGAGGGGCTGGCGCGGGCGCTCCCGCACCTCGTGCGCGCGACGGGTGCCGACGCGGGCGCGCTCGCCTTCACGCCCGAGCGTGGCGAGCCCGTCGTCGTCGCCGCGGGGACCCGGCGGCTCCCGCCGGCGCTCCGCGAGTGGCTCGTCGCCGCCGCCACACGCCCGGTCCGTGGCGTGAGACTCGCGCGCGTCTCGCCGCCGGGGGGCCGCGCCGTCTCGCTGCTCTCGGCGCCGCTCGGCGCGCTGCGGCGCCCGGCGGGCGCGCTCCTCCTGCTCGGCCGGCCCGGGCGGCTCACGCGCGCGGCGCTGCCCGCGGACTTCCGGCGCGAGCTCGCCGCCGCGATCGAGCGCGTCTGGCACCTCCACCGGCGGGCGCTCCGCACGTCCGTCCTCGACGCGATCACGCGGCTGCTCGTCTCAGGCGACTCGCTCGACGACGTGTTCCGCGCCTTCACCGAGGGCGTGGCGCGGCTCATCCCCTTCGACTCGATCGCCGTCGCGCTCCTCGACGCCGAGCGCGGCGAGTTCGAGATCGTGGACGTCGCCGCCCGCGGCCTGCCGCTCGCGGGCAAGCGCGACGCGCGCATGGGGCTCGCGGGGACCCTCGTCGCCGAGGTCGTGCGGGCGGGCGGCCCGGTGCGGGTGGACGACGCCGAGCGCGACCCGCTGCCCGAGGCGAGCCGTCGCGTGCTCGCGGGCGGCGGCTACCGCGCCGCGCTGCTCGTCCCGCTGGCGGCGGGCGGGGGCGTCTTCGGCGCGGTGACGCTGGCGGCGACGCGACCCGGCGCGTACGACGCCGCGGACGCCGAGGTGCTGGCCGAGCTGGCGCGCCCGCTCGCCTCGGCGATCGAGCAGCGGCGGCTCAACGAGGAGGGGCGGCGGCGGACCGACGAGCTGGCGGCGCTCTACGCGACGAGCCGGCTCATTACCTCGCGCCTCGACGCCGCGTCGGTGCTCGACCGGATCAGTCACTCGGTCACGGCGCTCATCGGCAGCACGGGCTGCGGGATCGG
The genomic region above belongs to Candidatus Methylomirabilota bacterium and contains:
- a CDS encoding amidohydrolase family protein, encoding ASHIRGEGATLLEAVREAIRIGREGELSVQVSHVKAAGRPNWGKVADALALIDAARAEGLDVMGDVYPYTASSTTVRTLLPDWALEGGIGPMLKRLADPAARERIRGELEAPVTGQSLLDRVGWENVMISFCARRKDAEGKRLSEIGAARGMSPLDAALELIADEAGKAYMILFQLDEKDLRRVLAHPAIMIGSDGSSLAPYGALAAGKPHPRSYGTFPRVLGEYAREQRVLGLAEAIHKMTGLPARRLGLRDRGVVRAGAKADLVVFDPKRVADQATYEEPHRYPVGIEHVLVNGRLVIKDGEHTGSLPGKLLTPP